TGTACAGATCAAGAAATTTCTATGCGAAAATACGTAGTGAACAGGCTCTATTTACAAATCCTGCAACTAAAGGTGGTGGAGAGAGATCATCATATCCTGTTCCTACTCGGCAAGCTCTCCAAGGCATAATTGATGCTGTGTACTACAAGCCGACTTTCACAAATGTTGTTACTGAAGTTAAGGTCATGAATCAAATTCAGACAGAGCTACATGGTGTTCGTGCTTTGTTACATGATTACAGTGCGGATTTGAGTTATGTTTCATACTTGAGTGATGTGGAATATCTAGTGAAATTCCATTTCATTTGGAATGAAAATCGTGAAGATTTGATGCAAGATAGGTTACCTAACAAGCATGAGGCTATTATGGAACGTTCTATTCGAAAGGGTGGACGACGAACTATTTTTTTAGGGACCAGCGAATGCTTTGGCTTAGTCGATGAAATTAGTCAGGAAGAGTATGAAAACACCCCTTCTTACTACGATGGTGTTACTATTGATTTAGGTATCATGTTCCATTCTTTTGCTTATCCCAAAGACGAAACGACACC
This genomic window from Streptococcus cristatus AS 1.3089 contains:
- the cas5c gene encoding type I-C CRISPR-associated protein Cas5c, translated to MYRSRNFYAKIRSEQALFTNPATKGGGERSSYPVPTRQALQGIIDAVYYKPTFTNVVTEVKVMNQIQTELHGVRALLHDYSADLSYVSYLSDVEYLVKFHFIWNENREDLMQDRLPNKHEAIMERSIRKGGRRTIFLGTSECFGLVDEISQEEYENTPSYYDGVTIDLGIMFHSFAYPKDETTPLKSYFTKTVMENGLIKFKSQSDCEIVNTLSSYTFKTPGQIKSVDDELKEYETMEKGEG